In the Anaerostipes caccae L1-92 genome, AATGAAGTGGAGAGTGACGACACAGAGTTCCAGGAGATTATCCGGAACAAGTATCAGGAATGTCTGGACTGTGTGGAAAAGATCAGAATTTATATAAAAAATACGTGCAATCATGATATAACGGATGAGGAGATGATGTATCTCACCGTTCATATCAAAAGAGTGATTACAAGATAAAAGTTCATATTGATTTAGAATAAGGATTGTTACTGGTAATGCAGGCTAAACCTGATTCAAACCGAAGGATTTTTGAATCCATATGTTTCGCAATATATGCTGAGGTGTGTGGATTGAAAAGATCCGGTGTTTGAGTCGGGTTTTTTTATTTCTTTCGTGTTTTACGGAAATCACCCCCAGCGGGGGATTTTATAAATAGGGACCTGAGTTCTTGGTTAATATAAAAGAATAAAGATTCCGAAGGATAACTAGAAAAGGAGGAATGTTTAAATGGTAGGAATTATTCTTGCTACGCATGGCGGATTCGCAGATGGTATTATGCAGTCCGGGTCCATGATCTTCGGTGACCAGCCCGATGTGGCAGCTGTTACACTGCAGCCGAGCGAAGGGCCAAATGACATCAGAAAGAAGATGGAAGACGCAATCGCTTCTTTTGAAAGTCAGGACGAAGTATTATTCTTAGTCGATCTTTGGGGAGGAACTCCATTCAATCAGGCAAACGGACTTGTATCAGAGCATGAGGACAAATGGGCGATTGTAGCCGGCTTAAATTTGCCGATGCTGATCGATGCCTACGGCTCACGCATGACGATGGAGACAGCTCACGAAGTTGCAGTCCAGATCGCAGGAAGCGGAAAAGAAGGGGTGCGCATCTATCCGGAGTCTCTGGAACCGAAGGAGGAGCCGGCAGCCGGACAGCAGGCAGAAGCACAGCCTCAGGGAGCGATCCCGGAAGGAACCGTATTAGGGGACGGACACATCAAATTTGTGCTTGCCCGCATTGATTCCCGTCTGCTTCACGGACAGGTGGCAACTGCATGGACAAAGACAACACAGCCGAACAGGATTATCGTCGTATCCGATTCAGTGGCTCATGACGATCTGCGTAAAAAACTGATTCAGGAGGCTGCGCCTCCGGGAGTACGCGCAAATGTTGTTCCTGTGGACAAAATGATTGAGGTCTCAAAAGACCCGCGCTTTGGAAACACAAAAGCACTGCTGCTTTTTGAGACACCTCAGGATGCTCTGCGTGCCATCGAAGGCGGAGTGGACATCAAGGAGCTCAACATCGGCTCCATGGCTCATTCTGTCGGAAAAGTAGCCGTGAGCAAAGTTGTATCTCTCGGAAAAGAAGACCTCAAGACGTTTGCAAAATTAAAGGAACATGGAATCGGCTTTGATGTCCGCAAGGTGCCGAGCGATTCCAAAGAAAACATGGATGAGATCATTAAAAAAGCAGAAGCCGAGTTATCTTAGGCTTCACACATTCAGAAAATAGAGGAGGAATTATAATGTCAGCAATTTCAATCGTATTAGTTATTATAGTTGCCTTTCTAGCTGGTATGGAAGGAGTTCTGGATGAATTTCAGTTCCATCAGCCGCTGGTTGCGTGTACATTAATTGGACTTGTGACCGGTCAGTTAGAAGCAGGTATTATTTTGGGCGGTACATTACAGATGATCGCTTTGGGATGGGCAAACATCGGTGCCGCTGTTGCACCGGATGCCGCGTTAGCTTCTGTAGCTTCCGCTATCATCTTAGTCCTTGGAGGACAGGGCACCGCTGGTGTCAGCACTGCCATCGCAGTTGCGATTCCTTTGGCAGTTGCAGGTTTATTCTTAACAATGGTTGTACGTACACTTTCTGTGGCATGTGTTCACCGTATGGACGCAGCTGCTGAAAAAGCAAATTTCAAAGGTGTTGAAATTTGGCACATCATCGCGATTGCTATGCAGGGACTCCGTATTGCAATTCCGGCAGGAGCGCTTCTGTTCATTCCTGCGACAACCGTGCAGAATTTCCTTACATCTATGCCGGCATGGCTGACAGATGGTATGGCAATCGGCGGTGGAATGGTTGTAGCCGTTGGTTATGCGATGGTTATCAACATGATGGCAACAAAAGAAGTTTGGCCGTTCTTTGCAATCGGTTTCTGTGTTGCTGCACTTTCAGATCTGACATTGATCGCATTGGGAGCTATCGGTGTATCTCTGGCATTGATTTACCTTACACTGTCTGAGAGCGGCGGTTCTTCTAACGGCGGAGGAAGCAATACAGGTGATCCGCTCGGCGATATTCTGAATAATTATTAATTGAAGGAGGTATGAAAAATGGCAGAAAAAATTACATTAAGTAAGAAGGAACGATTGTCCGTTGCATTGCGCTCTACCTTCCTTCAGGGTTCTTGGAACTATGAACGTATGCAGAATGGTGGCTGGGCATTTTCAATTATCCCGGCAATCAAAAAGTTGTATAAGACAGAAGAAGAACGCTCAGCGGCGTTAAAACGTCACTTGGAATTCTTTAACACGCATCCGTATGTTGCTTCTCCGGTTATCGGTGTTACACTGGCGCTGGAAGAAGAACGTGCAAACGGAGCAGAGGTCGATGACGCAGCGATCCAGGGTGTTAAAGTCGGTATGATGGGGCCTCTGGCCGGTGTCGGAGATCCGGTATTCTGGTTCACCGTTCGTCCGATCCTTGGAGCTCTCGGAGCATCTCTTGCGATGACAGGAAACATCATGGGACCAATCTTATTCTTCGTACTGTGGAATGTGATCCGTTGGGGATTCATGTGGTACACACAGGAATTCGGATACAAAGCCGGCGCAAAGATCACAGAGGACCTTTCCGGAGGACTGCTGCAGAAAGTCACGAAGGGTGCGTCCATTCTCGGTATGTTTATCCTCGGCTCGCTGGTTCAGCGGTGGGTATCCATCAGTTTCCAGCCCGTTGTATCAAAGGTATCTCTGAGTGACGGAGCCTACATTGACTGGGGAAAACTTCCTGAGGGAGCAAAGGGAATCCAGCAGGCATTTGAGCAGTATGCATCAGGCCTGTCACTGACCCCGACCAAGATCACAACTTTACAGAACAACCTGGATTCTTTGATTCCTGGATTAGTTCCATTATTATTAACATTATTCTGTATGTGGCTGCTGAAAAAGAATGTTTCACCAATCATTATTATCATCGCATTATTCTTAGTTGGTATTGGCGGACACCTTATCGGATTGTTATAAGCTAATGAAAAAAGTTCGGAGCAATCCGAACTTTTTTTATTCTTTGAGGAGCCTGAGAAATAAAGCAGGTCTGCCTGCTTTGTTTACTGAACCATATCGTGATATAATGTTTTAGATACTGTTTAAGAATAAATTAGAAATGGAGAGTTGTTATGGCTCAGTCAATAAACACAAAAGTAGATTTGGTAATCAGCGGAACTTCTTATCACGGCCTGAACAGTTATGGAAAGATCATGATCGGCGATAAAGGATTTGAATTTTACAATGACCGGAATGTAAATGATTATATTCAGATTCCATGGAAAGAAGTTGATTACGTGATTGCCTCAGTCATGTTTAAGGGAAAACACATTCCGCGCTATGCGATCCAGACAAAAGAAAACGGAACTTATTCTTTTGCCTCAAAAGAGCCGAAGAAAGTACTGCGTGCGGTCAGCAGGTATGTTGCACCTGACCATATGGTCCGCTCTTTAAGCTTTTTTGGAGTGATCAAAAAGAAGTTAAAAGCCAAGTTTAACAAATAAGTCTTAGGAGGGATAAGATTATGGGACATATTCTAAAAATTAAACCGGTGTTTAAAGAGATGATCTGGGGCGGACATAAACTCAGAGATGTGTACGGATACGATATCCCCAGCGATCACACGGGAGAATGCTGGGCAATCTCTGCCCATAAAAACGGGGACTGTACCATTGAAAACAGTGAATTTGCGGGAAAGACCTTATCCTGGCTGTTTGAAAATCACAGAGAATTGTTCGGCAATATCGAAGGAAATGAATTCCCGCTGCTGGTGAAGATCATCGACGCAAAAGATGACTTGTCAGTTCAGGTACATCCGAATGACGAATATGCAAAGGACCACGAGGACTCTCTGGGAAAAACGGAATGCTGGTATGTGCTCCAGGCAGACGAGGGTACGAAGATGGTCATGGGTCATCATGCCAAGACCAAAGAGGAATTTGTGAAAGCGATCGAAGAAGATGATTATGAGAACCTTTTAAATTCCTTTGAGATTCAGGAGGGAGATTTCTTCTACATTCCATCAGGAACTCTGCATGCTATCTGCAGCGGGTCACTGATCTACGAGGCTCAGCAGTCTTCCGACATTACCTACCGTGTTTATGATTATCACCGGAAAGATAAGGATGGAAATGAAAGACAGCTGCACGTACAGCAGTCCATTGATGTTACCAATGTACCTGCGCAGATCAGCGGCAATAAATCTTTCGATGAGATTTTGCTGGAAAACGGAACAAAAGTACGATATGTGGAAAGTGATTTCTTTAAAGTAGACTGTTACCGAATAAACGGAAAAAATACGGTAGAAAACTGTGTGCCGTTCCAAATGGTGAGTGTGATTGAAGGAAAAGGAACCATTGGAGGGAATGATGTCATAAAAGGTGATCATTTTCTTATTTGTTCAGATCAAAAAGAAACGATATTCGATGGAACGATGGATGTTATGATAGCAGCTCTGTAAATGGCTTAAGCTGCAGGTAAGTTCAGATATGTCTTTGATATGAGGTTTTTAGGAGGGAGAATATGAAAGACAAGTTATTCGGTGTTTTGCAGCGTGTGGGACGTTCCTTCATGCTTCCGATCGCAATTCTGCCTGTGGCCGGGCTGCTGCTGGGGATCGGACAATCTCTGACAAATGAAACCATGCTGAGCGCCTATGGACTGCTTGGAGTCATGGGGCCGGATACGATTCCGTATGCGGTCCTGAAAGTATGCGGTGACTGTGGGAATGCCGTTTTCGGAAACTTACCGCTGATTTTTGCCATTGGTGTTGCGGTTGGGATGGCAAGGGCTGAAAAGGAGGTTGCGGCACTGGCCGGTGCTATTGCATTTTTTATTATGCATACGGCGATATCGGCTATGATCTCGATCAACGGCGGAGCGGCAGCCATGCGTGAGGGTGCAACGACTTCTGTTCTGGGGATCACCTCTCTTCAGATGGGAGTTTTCGGAGGAATTATTGTGGGTCTTGGCGTAGCGGCGCTGCATAACAAATTTTATAAGATCAGGCTTCCGGAAGCCTTGTCTTTTTTTGGCGGAACAAGATTTGTGCCGGTAATCAGTACGGTTGTATTCGTATTTGTCGGGATCATTATGTATTTTATCTGGCCGCCGATCCAGGATGTCATGTATGCGGCAGGGGGACTTGTGAGTGCATCGGGTTATTTCGGCACCTTTATCTATGGCGTTATGGAGCGTGCGCTCATTCCGTTTGGACTGCACCATGTATTTTATCTGCCCTTCTGGCAGACTTCTCTTGGAGGAACGATGGAAATCGGAGGAAGGATGATCGACGGTGCTCAAAATATCTTCTTCGCACAGCTGGCCGATCCGGGGACAACCCATTTTGCGGTTTCCGCCACAAGATTTATGACAGGTAAGTTTCCTCTGATGATCTTTGGCCTGCCTGGAGCTGCATTTGCTATGTACAGGTGTGCGGAACCGGAAAAGAGGAAAGCCGTGGGCGGCCTTCTGATATCCGCAGCCCTCACATCTATGCTGACAGGGATTACGGAGCCTTTGGAATTTACTTTTTTATTTGTGGCACCTGGACTGTATGTGATTCACTGCGTGTTTGCAGGAGCGGCTTATATGCTGATGCATATCCTGAATGTCTGTGTCGGCCTGACATTTTCGGGCGGCATTATTGATATGTTCTTGTTTGGAGTTCTGCAGGGACAGGCAAAAACAAACTGGCTGATGTTTATTCCGGTAGGCCTCATATATTTCACTGTATACTACTTTATGTTCAGTTTTTTGATCAGGAAGCTGGATTTAAAAACCCCTGGACGTGAAAAGGAAGACAAGGAAATAAAACTATACACTAGAGCCGACATGGCTGCAGAACATCAGAAAGAAGGAGAAGAAACCGACGGTTCTGATCTATCAGCGCTCATTGCCGCGGGGCTGGGAGGGAAGGAAAACATCAAAGACGTGGACTGCTGTGTGACACGGCTAAGATGTACCATTGCCGACCCTTCAAAAGTGAATGACAGGATGCTGCAAAAAAGCGGATCACGGGGCATTGTAAAAAAAGGAGACGGGGTTCAGATTATCTATGGGCCGATGGTCACTGTTATAAAATCAAATCTGGAAGATTATCTGGCCAGCAGCTTGTCGGACAGGGCAGCAGAAGCACCGAGAGCCCCTGTGGCAGAAGAGATGCCGGAGGTGGCAGCGGAAACTGTCTGTATGCCGGTCAATGGAGAAGCAGTAGAACTGGATGAAGTGGAAGATGAGGTCTTTGCAGAAGGGATGCTCGGACAGGGGTTTGCCGTAAGACCTTCTGACGGAAATGTGATTTCACCTGTGGACGGTACAGTCACTACGGTATTTAACACGAAGCACGCTATATGCATCACGTCTGGGGGCGGGGCTGAGGTCCTGGTTCATATGGGAATTGATACAGTCAAACTTGCCGGGAAATATTATCATGTGAAGGTGGAGTCAGGCATGAAAGTGAGAAAAGGGGACCGGATCGCTGAGTTTGATCTTGAAAAGATCAAGCAGGAGGGCTTTTTTGTCACAACACCTGTGGTGGTGAGCAATAGTGAAGAGTATACAAGCATTACCATAGAGAACACCGGGGAATTGGACGCCGGAACAAAAGTGCTTACATTAAAAAAATAGGAATAAGTGAAAAAGATCTTCCAACGGATGGCCGCAAGAAGATCTTTTGTCTGGATCGTTCTTTATCACAAAGTCATCAAGTGCCATAAATATATAATATATTGAGGGAGATATGGATCATGGATCCTGCAAAAGCTGGATCATTATATTCGTTGCTGTATTTACGGTATTGATCTCAGACTCTACTGAACGGGATGCGATGTGGGCAGTTTGGATAAAGTGATCCATCTTGATCAGCTCATCGACCCACGGTTCCCTATGGGGAGGTTCTGTGGTGAAGACGTCGGATGCACAGGCGTAGATCTCCTTGTTTTTTAAAGCTTTGTAAAGAGCGTATTCGTTTACAATTCCGCCCCGGGCTGCATTTATTAAGACAGCCGTGTCCTTCATCATTTTAAACTCTTTGGTTGAGATCATGTCTTTTGTATTTTCAGTAAGCGGCACGTGGATGGATATAAAATCACATTCTTTCAGGATATGATTCACAGATGTTTGCTTTGCGTTGTATTCAGCCAGTACATCTTGGGCAGCATCAAACATATCATAGATCAGAACTTCCATTCCGATCCCGTTTGCTATTCTCGCGACATGTTTTCCGATATTACCAAACCCGATAATACCAATTTTCTTATGAAAGAGTTCCAGTCCTGTTGGTTTGTCCCAGCCGTGACTTTTGACATTCATAGCATTGCTCACAATATGCCTTGCCGCTGCAAACATCATTCCGATGGTGAGTTCGGCGACTGCATTGGAATTCGTTCCAATGCAGCGGCCGACTTTAATCCCTAGTTCTTCACAGACAGAAAGATCAATATTATCGGTCCCAACCCCGAATTTCACAATGGCTTTTAGGTGCCTGCATTTCCGGAGGAGCTCTTCATTCAGTTCGTCAACGCCCGCGATGATCCCGGACGCCCGCTTTGCTTTTTCTGCAAACACGTCTTTTGGAAGTGGTCTGCCTGTATGATTGACGTCCATTTCATAGCCAAGTACTTCTAAACGTTTTCCTGCTTTACTGCCGTATTTTGCGTATCCTCTCGGTGTTACTAGAATCGTTTTCATATGCTCATCCTTTTCTTACGTCTGTTACAATATCACGCAGCTTTTTTGCGTTTGCCGCAATTTCCTCTGTGGAACCTTTGGTAAGTAATCCGCCCAGGCCAACGCAGTCAGCTCCGCTGTCAAACCACTCTGCAAGGTTGTCGAAGTCAACTCCGCCTGATGCCATGACCGGCACCTGGGGGCATGGGACTTTTACCACTTTAGCTAAGCTGGGGCCGTAGTAATTGGAGATTGGAAATGCCTTTATAAAGGATGCGCCTGCCTTTAATGCCGTCAACATTTCCGTATAAGAAGTACATCCCGGTGCATATGGAATCTGGTATAAGTTGCAAATTTGCGCGACACCGTCGTCATAACAAGGGGCAATGATAAATTGTGCCCCGCTCATAATTGCAAGGCGGGCCGTTGTTCCGTCCAGGACGGTGCCTGCGCCGACCAGAAGATCCTCCTTATATTTCTTTTTTAAAGCAGAGATCACTTCTCCGGCGTTGTTGTTGGTATAGCTGATTTCAAGAACATTGACTCCGCCATCCAGGCATCCCTGAGCGATCTCATAACCACGTTCCACAGTATCCACCCGGACGATTGCCATTAAGCCGGTTTTTTTGATTCCTAAAATAATTTCTTCCTTTTTCATTTTTATCTCTTCTTTCTTTTATAAGTTATAAGTCTCTGGATGTAATAAATTTCATTTTGTCTAATTTAGCCTTTTTGAAACTATCTTCAAGATGCGTACCGCCTGTGTAGTTATCAATAAAATAACCCTCGACCAAGACAGGATGAACGTATACCTCTGCCTTCTTTTCTTTCATAAGCTGGGGATTCCTGCTCTTGCGGTTTTTATCAAAGGTGGCCACACTGCTGGAATAGTCTGTATGACGAAGGTGCAGCTGATTCATTTTTTTCTTCCACTGGGTGCCGTAGAAATGCCGCCATTTACTCCCGTTAAAAAAACTGTTTCCAATGTAACGGACAGATTCAAATTTGTATTTTTTTAACAAGGGTATCAATCCGTAAAGAACCGGAATATCATAAAATGCACAGTGGTGGGAGTCTATATTCATTAGAGAAAAACCTCCGCTTAAATACTTTTGGATCTGTGCTTCTATTTCCTCTGCGATGACATCTGCGTACATTGGTGTAACCCGGTGCAGAAAATCGGGGTGATAATCAAACAGATCTGATCTGGCATATTGTTTCAGCTTTTTAATCCCGGAGGTTAACGGTGTCCCGTCGAACAGATTGATATGTAAGCCGACCTTGTGCTTAAAGTTATTTTTTTCTGCCAGGGACACTGCCTCATCAAAATAATTCGTGTTGGTCACGACAGAAGCCTGGGAGCAAAAACCTTCATTGAAGGCTTTTGCGATTCCCAGATTCGCTTCATGGGTCAATCCAAAATCGTCAGCATTTAGTATAATTTTCATGGTTTATCCTCTAAAAGAATCCGATCAGTGTTCCCACTGTGCCAATTAGGATCAGCACCAGCAATATGATGTTTACATTGACTTTTTTTCTCAACATAAATACAGTTAATAGAGTGATTCCCAACGGCAGTATACCTTTTAAGATACTGTCAAATACCGCAGTCTGCACGTCCAGTGTACCTGTGCTTAAATTTAACTTTAATCCGCAGGACACAGTTACATAAGATGCCACCAGTCCTCCCAGTACAGTTGCCCCGACGATGGTTGCTTTTTCGGTTACTTTGTTTAATAAACCGCTTCCGATGATCTTTCCGATTCCTTCGCGTCCCATATAGTAACCTTTGGTATAGGATAAGTAACCAAGACCGAATAACACAACACCAATGATCAATAAGTAGATGATCGGTCCTAAGAAGTTGCCGGCCTTTGCCATACCAAGGATAATACCCAATGCTATGGGGGATAACGTTCCCTGCCAGATTGTGTCGCCGATACCTGCCAGAGGTCCCATCAAACCTGTTTTGATGCTTGAGATCATTTCTTCGTCTACATCTTCACCGTTTGCTTTTTGCTCTTCTAAGGCAAGAGTAATCCCTAAGATACAGCCTCCTACATTCGGTTCTGTATTAAAGAACTCCATGTGTCGTTTGCATGCGTCTTTTAATTCCTGTGTCTCTTTTCCGTATAATTTTTCCAGACTCGGCGCCAGAGTATGCAGCACCCCGGAAGCCTGCATTCGTTCATAGTTGTAGGTTGAATGGCTGAAGAATGTCCAGATCAGATAGGACTTAATGATATCTTTTTTACTTAATCTCTTTTTTTCTATGGTTTCCATGTTGATTCCTCCCTAACTTAAAGCTGAACTTTCGCTGTTCTGTAAAAGTGCTATAATCACTGCTAAAATACCGATGACCACCAGTGGCAGGTTGATATAAATAGATAAAATAAAACCTAACAGCAGATATAAGTATGCTTTTGCCCCAGCGTTAGATAAGATGGCTTTAAAATTCATTGCAATACCAAGGGCAGGAAGAATTGTCCCGATCGTAGTCAATACATCAATCACTGGTGTCCCTTTTAATGCCTGCAGCATACTTGTAATAACACCTGACCCGCTATATACGGCAATTGCTACCGGAATGGTATAAATGATACACTTAAAAATCTGGGAAGGAACGATGTTATAGAAAATAATTTTCTTTACATCTCCTGTCTCCGCAATTTTATCGGTTCTATGGACAATGAAAATATCCCCTGTCATATAAATCATCCATAACAAGTTGCCCAGCAAGGAAATCGGTACTGCAAGTGTCACTGCGACTCCTGTGGACGCATTTGAAATGATTGCCAGTGCTGTTCCGACAGTTCCCGCCAGGCCCTCATCCATGGTCTGGGCGCCGCCTGCCGTAATCTGTGCAAGATAGGTTACATTGATCGCCGCACCGACCATACAGCCTTTGACAGGATCGCCTAAGATAAGACCAACCAGGATTCCGGATATTAAAGGCCTTCTCAGCGCCCAGCTCATGTTAACAGTAAGCCATGGTGTCCCATTTGCTCCCAAATAGTAGACCAGGCCAATCAAAACTGCCTGTAAAATTGAAATATGCATGTTTCTCCCTCCGCTTAAAGTATTTTATTTATCTCTACAGTTTCCATATTTGGCACGACCTGAATATACACATGTATATGTTGTGCTGACAATTGCTTCAACATATCTCTCTCTTTATCACTTGCTGAAATATTTTTATATAATTTTTTTCGTTCTTGAGTAGAACCCATTCCGCCTAAATTGATTTCTTTTACTTGGACACCTTTTTCAAGCAAATCCAGAAAAACTTTGGGTCCCTTTGCTAAAAGAATGATGTTTTTATCCTTATCTTTTATCTTTTCTAAATACTCTGCGGCGTCGTCAATGGTCATTGCCTGAGCGTTTAGGTGCTTTGGTACTGCACCTGTAATGACTGCACTTAAAAATGGATCCTTTGCGACTTTGTCGTCTACAATCACAATTTCATTCCCTCCCACATGCTGGACCCATGCTGTCATGACTTGGCCGTGAATCAAACGGTCATCAATCCGTGATAATACTATTTTGCTCATAATGTCCCTCCTCTCTCCATATTTAATGATAATTTGGCAATTCCCTGTTTTCCGGTCTCAACAAGATAATCTGCCAGCTCATCCAATTTCATATCGTTTCTTTTCAAAGCTGCTTCCACCAGCATAGATAGATTAATTCCCGACACACAGATAACATGTTTATCCCTGTTATGATGAATCGCCTGGGCTGCGGCATTGTATGGGCTGGCTCCTAATAAGTCTGTCATGAATAAGATATCGTGATCTGTGTCCGCGGCAAAAGAATCGACCCTTTTGATAAAAGTATCAATACTGTCCTCATGCCGCAATCCAAGAAACCATATATTTTCCTGCTTCCCTATCATAAGTTCCAATGCATCGATCATACCTTCTGCAAGTCCCCCGTGTGTCGCCACTATAATGTCTGTCATCTACATCCTCCTTTATCCGTTAATATGGTAATTCGTTCTGTATGCGCTTACATCACTTGGGCATATCCTAACCCACAATCTTTATATACGCAAATTTTTTATATACACACTTAATTTACACTCTATTTGAGTTTTTTACTGTGGATTTTGCGTAAATTTTAAGTTTCGTGTATGATAAGTGTATATTAATTACATCTGATTCAATTTGTGTGTGTTATAGAAACACCGTAATCAGCACCAAATATACGCAGGAGATATGGCCATGTCTACGAACAAAGAGAAGATTTTATCCTATTTAAAAGAAGAAACCTTGCAAAGCATCAATCATCATAATTTTACCTTTGAAAAATGCAATGCGCTTATTCTGTCGATGGATTTATATATTGACAGGACAAACGTGTCACGTATCCTAAATGATCTGCACAAAGAAGGAAAATTAATCAAGAAGGCAGGACGCCCCACCACTTTTATTTCAAGAGAGATCATCCGGAACTCTTTTCCTTTTGCATCCATCCCTGATACATTGAATAAAAATGAAACTATTTCAGACTTCATCCGATATGACGTACCTACAAAAGAACAGACCATCGTCCAGTCATTTTCTATGGTCGGAAGTCAGCAAAATGGGTCCTTATATGAAGCTGTAACCAGAATCCTGCCTGTGTTTTATCTCCCCAAATATTTCTTTAAGATCTTTTTTATGCAGGGGGAAGCTGGGACGGGGAAGAAGTTTTTCTTAGAAGAAATGTTAAACCGTGCAAAAATGTTGGGATTGGCTTCCCGGGAATCATCGGTTTATTATATCGAATTC is a window encoding:
- a CDS encoding PTS system mannose/fructose/sorbose family transporter subunit IID; the encoded protein is METIEKKRLSKKDIIKSYLIWTFFSHSTYNYERMQASGVLHTLAPSLEKLYGKETQELKDACKRHMEFFNTEPNVGGCILGITLALEEQKANGEDVDEEMISSIKTGLMGPLAGIGDTIWQGTLSPIALGIILGMAKAGNFLGPIIYLLIIGVVLFGLGYLSYTKGYYMGREGIGKIIGSGLLNKVTEKATIVGATVLGGLVASYVTVSCGLKLNLSTGTLDVQTAVFDSILKGILPLGITLLTVFMLRKKVNVNIILLVLILIGTVGTLIGFF
- a CDS encoding PTS mannose/fructose/sorbose/N-acetylgalactosamine transporter subunit IIC, producing MHISILQAVLIGLVYYLGANGTPWLTVNMSWALRRPLISGILVGLILGDPVKGCMVGAAINVTYLAQITAGGAQTMDEGLAGTVGTALAIISNASTGVAVTLAVPISLLGNLLWMIYMTGDIFIVHRTDKIAETGDVKKIIFYNIVPSQIFKCIIYTIPVAIAVYSGSGVITSMLQALKGTPVIDVLTTIGTILPALGIAMNFKAILSNAGAKAYLYLLLGFILSIYINLPLVVIGILAVIIALLQNSESSALS
- a CDS encoding PTS sugar transporter subunit IIB gives rise to the protein MSKIVLSRIDDRLIHGQVMTAWVQHVGGNEIVIVDDKVAKDPFLSAVITGAVPKHLNAQAMTIDDAAEYLEKIKDKDKNIILLAKGPKVFLDLLEKGVQVKEINLGGMGSTQERKKLYKNISASDKERDMLKQLSAQHIHVYIQVVPNMETVEINKIL
- a CDS encoding PTS sugar transporter subunit IIA, producing the protein MTDIIVATHGGLAEGMIDALELMIGKQENIWFLGLRHEDSIDTFIKRVDSFAADTDHDILFMTDLLGASPYNAAAQAIHHNRDKHVICVSGINLSMLVEAALKRNDMKLDELADYLVETGKQGIAKLSLNMERGGTL